GTAAATGCCATGATactaatagaaaaaaaaaaggtgactTTGAACTGCAAGAAAATGTAGCTGCCAgctaaaaaagtaaattttttccCCTGCAAGGAAGAACACGGACACCAAGGTATACGATCACCCTACAACTTTGAGCACCTTAAATAAATCTTGAAGAAATACAGTCTAACGGTTGATACAGATTTGGGTCACAGAGAGATACAATCAAGAAAACATAACTGTTAAAACGGGAACACTCTTGGTCCTCCCCGATAATGCTTTCCATCACACCAAGTAACAAACCCCTACATCCGTTCCAGTTAAATTTCAGTCTCCTAATACCCAATTTGATCAACAAACGGCTATTTGGATGCAACAGGAACAATCCTTGCAAAAGGAGCAAAAGGCCCAAAACTCATGATTTagtgaagaagaaggagaaggtgTAAGCTGACTGCATAGACCTAGCATCTGCAACAACTACATCAACCAGaaccaatccaaaccctaataaTCAAGTGACTGGGACCAAAACATCGCCAAACATGACATTTGATGCACATCCAGCTTAACAATCAGAATACTCTGCCATCTACGACTCAGCAAATGTAAAGAACGAAAACTTCACAGGCTCTACGCCAATAACATCCCATAGGTAGCTGAGACTTTGGGTATCAGAAacttatgctgtgtttggtttggtatttgaaaagttttttgaaaaatagtaggggtaataaggggagagagatagagagagaaatgttggaagtagggggaatctaaggggaattttttgaaaaatgctttttgaaaagggaagagaactTAGCATCCGAAATAATAATTCTTTATCAAGACAATAGCTTGCTTTATATGTTTATCATTTTGAGCATCAAAACTGAATGTCTGGTCACAGCTTCAGTGCATACAAGCATCTCAAATGTCAAGTTGGAAAAGAGACAAATAAATAGACATACAAGCAAGAGTCAGGATTGATGGCGCACTGCCCATATgggaaacaaaattaaataggcaGGAGAACATAATGGATGTACCTGACTCGAATCTCCTTCAATGTCAACAGATATGTTCGAGCATCTGGAATACCTTGTGTTCGAGTTTGAATGGTGTATTGAATTCGTTGCGATTCTGAGAACAAGTCTGCCCTGGAACATTACCGGTGGCATAGCAGCAAATTGCATCACGATCCAATTGGGACATAGAGGTAACATATTCAATTGAatattgcaaaaaaacaaatctgGTCTCCCTCAAACACATCTTCAATTCCATATATACTCAGGAGAGGAGTCGTAGGAATTCAAAAATTGCTTGGTCCCGATGATTGGTTTTCGACAACCTTGAGCAGTTGGGGCCTTTTGGTTACAGACTGGGTTTGATAAGGTAGCCTTACATACTGGTCCATGTGCAATCCAATTTATGGCTAGTATTTATTCTGCGGGAAGTATCAGTGCCAAATTACTGACTTAAAGCCATACAATATGAGAATTGAGAGGTGATGGTAGAGCATTTAGTTCGATAAACAAAATGTCGTAAAAATATCATAACTTGTCCAGGTGCAGAGCACCAAATTCCTTCCACCAGACTTCGCTCTCGGTGTTCACTTTTCTCCCTTCCTGCTCTTTCCTATATCgtcaatcaaaattttttgtcctcgctatttttcttttctttctttcttttcatctGTGCTGAAAATTGCAGTTATTCCAGACCATATAAAGTGAACTTTCTACACGTTCAGTAACCCATATAGGGAACTTGATTTACCAAAGAATAGATACTCTGCTTGGAGAAAGCCAATTTTATATTGAAGAGACATAAAACAAAGAACTTACTTTTCTCTAACAGTCTTCATGACTTTAGCATATTGCTCTACGGCTGCTGGATTCTCAGGTTCTATGGTGATCTTTTCCTTTCGCAAGATCCCCATGGCTGTCTCAAACTTTTTCTTCACGTCCAAGAAAATGTTCTTCAACATCTCTTTCCAGATCAAATGCAAGCAATTTGTTAGAGATAGTTACTCATTTCCCCAATAACCAATCAAACCAAATCCATAAAGTGCTAAGCAGAGgtcaaaaaattacaaatcaacTGTTCTCAAATCAATTGAACAGCTAAGAATGGCatccatcaatttttttttccggacaTTTGAAACATATTGACCAACAAATCAGGTAAGTTCGAATTTCCAGTCAAAGGACTTGACTTATTATTCAACTTCGAGTACAGTCGGTTAAATAGAATtcaacacctctctctctctctctctctctcctaccctTTTGTCCATCCTTTCTCCTTTCTCAGAGGAAGCAGTGTTCTGTTATTCAGTGCCTAAACAAGCAACTTCTGCCCTCAGATATACAGATACCATCACCTATTGTTTGCTTTTGAGAATCAACTCAGAAATAAATGGTTACTGTAGTTCCAAACACTGTACActtacatactccctccgttcctaaatgtTAGTCCACTCttccattttgggatgttccaaaatgTTGGTTCTTTTCTAAAAAAGGAAGTAAAAATTTGATGATTTCCCAAAAATGTCCCTCATAAGTAAAATGCAAGTGGTAAAAAGTAGGTAGAACACAGGGGCAATGAGGTAAAAAGTAGGTAGAACACAGGGGCAATGAGAAAATGATGCAACTTAATTTCAATATAAGTACAATGATAACATGCCTCCTCTTGGAACTCCCCAAAGGGAACAACAATAAGGAACGGAGGGAATATAATATTTGCCGGAAGATAAGTGCATGTGCTGTGAGGTCGTTTTCTCATTTATCATCAGGAGTGAAACATGAAAAGTGTTAGCAACGGGgatggaagatttttttttatatttacaaagccAAGAATTGGGTGCTTTTGTGAACAGTCACAAGACATGATGATATCTACCAATAAATATCCAACAACCCCTCTTTAATCAAGATAGGTCGATTGGTAAAAATCACCAATTTGGTTCAAGGGATAGAAAGACTCTCAGACAACAATCCCTGATCAGGGCTGTTCCAGTGCTTAACCAACAGCTGGACAGGAAGATCAAAACATGCACAAGCACGAGTGTGAGTGCCTCACATgcagataaaaaagaaaggCTGCATTTCGAGATAAAGTGtgcttgagagaaaatttgtgcATGTAATTGCCGTGAAACGCTCGATAATTCTTGATTcgggaaaaagaaaggaaaaaaaaaaaaagacgaaagGAAACAGTATACAAACACTAACCATCTCCCTTAAGAACTGCAGGAGCTGCTTCTTTGGCAAAAAAACGGACAGGAACGGCATGCTCTCGTTGCAGAAGGATCTGGCCACCAGACAGCTGTGCAACCACAATAACATAAATAtaacagaacaaaacaaaaggagagaAAAGAAGGTGAAGCAGATGGGGAAAAGGGTTGGCCAATGCAGACAACAGCATTAGCCATAAGAAAATAAATCAACAGAAGGGTCGTTGTTAGTCCTTAAcagttcaaaaaacaaaaatgctcaAATAGACAAAGCAACTATTAAAGTGAAACATAAGGTGAGATCGAATCATAGAGACACAAGTCTCATCTCGACTAGTGATGCAATGACAGCAATAATGCGATATTCAACATGAACTTCTACCCATACTTCTTTGGGAAAAATTTGACTTCACAGATTGTAGATCATGTGCTGCTTTGGAGGAAAAAAGACCAAATTCAGGTTTAATATTGTTCAGTCCAAAGAAGCCAAATAGTGGGAATTTAGAATGTACCGTACTGCATCATAAGTAAGTTATACCAATAGCATGTATAAAATGGTGAAATTTACACGCCACTCGCCAGTGACTAGTCTTGTGTGATTTAAGCCCAGAGTCGGGGCAAACGGGTTCTGAAATCTTGGCAGTGAGGTTTCTCACTGCcaaataaaatgattataaGAAAGCAAAATCAATTATGTTCCAAGAAAATTAAACCATCGAAATGTGATTACATCACATGCCCGTCGTAAATTGGTCTCCAAACCTAAGTCACGTAATGCGCGTGCGCGTGTGTGAGGAAGCGTGAGCATGAAAGTGTCTTTGAAAAATATCCTAAACTATTGAAATTCGCAAGAGTGAGGATTGAGAGCGCGAGCAAATGGCCATCCTGAGGAATTGTGTGACTAAGCTCCAAACCAAACATCAATGCTGTAACACTGCACCAACATTATATTTCTGCATAAATCCGAACAATACCTAATTCTCAAAAGACCACGACTAAGCGTTGACCGTCTATAACAACAGTATCTGAAAACACAGTCTTATATACGGCTCAGATCATCCTAATTACCGCGTATTATCTTCTACATTGGAACATAACAGAACGAATTCCGACTCCAAATCCGCGATCAAATCACAGAAATGAGATCTCAAATGAATTCAGTATCGAAAGAACATAAATCACGAACGCGAAACACGTATAGACATGTACGTGCCGAAATGGAAGCGGAAATGAGGGAACCTGTTTGGATTTGGACAAGAAGCGAGAGGCGAAGGCCATGATCGGAGCTCAGGTTTCTTCGTCTTCGAGCTGTTCGTTGGATTTGGTTTTAGGGTTTGGGTCCGATTTTGGGAGGACGACGCTATTTGCTTGTATCTGGTTTTTTGGCACTACAAAGCGTACAGCGGCGAGGGTGTTTCGGTACTGCGACGAGTACGCCTACCTTGTTTCAGGACCGTCTGATGTATGAGATCCTAATCCAACGGTTAGGAGTTTCCCACCACATATAGGCGACATTATGGTACTGGTTAACTTGAAAAAAActtgagtgagtgagtgagcaATAAGTAAATATTTCcgttcaaaataaaaatgtaataaGTAAATATTCAGGGTgtttctttacttttcttttcttttttgtcatcttTGTACATCAGCGGGAATTGCAGTAGTTAGTATGTTAGTATACAAGGAGTACGGAGGCTATTCATTGCCCTGGACACCAAACGCAACCcttgtggggctcgaactcatGCCTCTACTAGGAAGGCAGATGAGACAATCATCTTGACAAAGCATGATTTCTCAAATATTTAGGGGTGTTTTGGTGGGCAATAACTTAAGGATCTctagttgttaaaaaaaatcaaaactttttttttggggtaatgcaAAGTGTCCTCGGGCCCTTTGCTAACCCAAAGGTTTGTTACGCATGAGTGGCTCCAAGGATTTTTTTGCAGTGCAGGAGATTCAAATCTGCGACCTCGGGATGATAAGCCCCTCCATCCTGGCCGATCACCAACTACACTATCCCTCGGGGTTAAAATAATATCGagttgtttccactaaccaacaagttattgaaattttttaagtttgttaagagagttgttgaaaaatgtcaagttgtttccactaactAATAAATTGTAGATGAGATGCAAAACTTATTGCTTAATGTGAACAACAAATTAAAATGTCATAACGTATTACCCAAAATTGTTTAGGGATAACATGGCTTCAGTAGCCTTGGGACATGGCAACCCAACGCCTTCTCCACCACAAGTCATACGGGGTTCATACAATAAATACTAGGCCCCACACCCTATGGTGGAAAAGGGCATCCACCACAAGTCATGTGGGGTTCATACAATAAATACTAGGCCTCACACCCTACGGTGGAAAAGGACATTGGAGCACCACATGGCCTTTGCCCAGGACAATCCAATAATTTTTCTGGTTCTTGGGTCTCTGACTCTGCGCGCTAAATTAATGTTtggaatttttgtttgttttctctaaaagattaaaaataatAGTGCGATCAAAACCAAACGAAATTTCTAGTTCATCACCCTTTAGGTGAGATAAAACGTTTAAAATCTGCATACGACAACTACACGAGCTCAGACGAATGgcatctcacaaaaaaaatgctcaaacaAATTTGGCTTATATTATACAATCACAGGTTTCTTAACCAGACAATTAGACACTCAGTAGTCCAATCAAACTAGGTTTTCTTCGGGTAATGATCTAGCTCAATCTTTCATCTTTACAAGATTTTACATCTCAGCAGCAAATGATTTACCACAACCACAGGTTTGTGTAGCATTCGGATTTTTGAAAGAGAAGCCTCCGCCAATGAGCGCGTTGCTGTAGTCCAATTGCATCCCATAAATGAAAAGAAGGCTCTTCGGATCGCAAACTACACAAAGAGAGAATGCAAGGTCAGGTGTTGCACAGTATCTAAAAGGTCATCAGAAATAGAGAAGAATTTGTTCGGTAACACAGCAGAGTACAATTAGATACAGCACTGGATATCGAGGGTAGATAAGtgtttctttcttctcctctaGCATGTTAACATCATTGAACCAAAAAAGTAAGACCAGTTAACGCGCATTAAACATTAATGAGTCCCCCCCCAAGGGGACTTATTAACCTACTGTACTAAATGCCCAAAATGGTTGTGCTCAAACTAGAACCCAAAAGCTTACATCTCAATGGGAGCGCAGGAGCGCGCTTCTAAGGTAGGAGCGGCACCACTTTAGAAGCTCCTTGCTACTAAGGTCCTAAATATTTAGTCAACCTATTATAATAGTGATGGGAGTCAAAAATAGGGGATGAATTGAGGTTAGAGCATCAAAGAAACGGTAAAAGTCCTCATCCAACTGAACAATTACgtgtagagtttttttttttttgctaagcaattACGTGTAGAGTTGAAAACATCAATGTAGCATCAGCCATTAAATGTCTACTCACAAGCTTTGTTAGTACATACTCAAACCTCAAATAAGCAAAAAAGGTGATACAGGCGTACCTATAACAAACCCATTGTATTCAATGATGGAATCATCTGGCCTCGCATTTTCTCTGCTCTCAAACTCCATTGTGTAAGACATCCCGGAGCACCCACCCTGTTTGACACCTATTCTTAAGCATAAATCTTCATTCCGTTCAGATCTCATCTTACTCAAGTGCTTCAGTGCATTATCCGTCAAGCCCACAGCAGGTGCAAGCCCCCCAGAAGCCGGCGGAGCTGATGCACACAAGGCGAAATTCACGAATTCTTAATAGTTGATAGTTTACTATAATTCAATGAAGAGAACTGAGTAGACCTAGGACCTAACCAAAGGACTTTTATGGACAAAATAGAGCAAGAAGTACTACACAATCATCGGTTTCCAAAACGAAAAGACAACTGTTTCAGAGTAAATGTATCTTGTTTCTTTAAGAGAAGAAATGATGAAGAATTGGGGTCTCTCGCTCGCATAATGAGCCTACCTTGTTAGAGAATATAATCCCTTATTGCTTGGATAAGGAAGGGTAGATCAAGTAGTACACGAGAGACCTTTCTACCaaaaagcttaagcttttgggtcagACACACATAAGGATTTACATGGTAGGAAGGGGAAACAAAAAGCAGACACAACCCACAATTGGGTACAAGTGATAGAGCTAGTTAACGGCTGTTCATTAGCGGGTgtgagagcatccacaatgtaataatcaaaactaaaaggttgcaatgtttgctcaaaaaagtgctcacattgtaataaccaaacttagcaacctcttagcaactcatcaaattttgacctttgaataaccaaacttaacaacttttaccaataaccaaaactcaataaccaaacccaataaccaaattcaaaactaaaaaattaaaaaacacctcacattagaatcgtctcatcgagacgaataatttggtgtggtcgggtgcgtgattagaactcgtttgcaattggacatagatgcattgcgtattgtgggggtttttttttatagggatacaaaaataaccaatgtagagatcaagtttgttaggtttgattatgaactaaatggataatcaaatgctgacgtgacacattttggttatcgattttgattattcccattgcggatgctctgaGAGAATATAAACCCGGACTACTTGGGTATCAAGATGATCACATAACATGCACCTCTATACCAAATAACTTTTAAGTTTTTTGGTTCGATCAAAAAATGTCCACACCCCTGTGTGTGAGCCTTACTTAGCTAGAAACATACCCTAGGGCATCATAAGACGAAGTTCCAAAATTTGCAGATTAGACGCGCCATGATGCCTCTTATCTTCCAGTGTTTCAAAACGCCTGAGGCGCATAGAAGCGCCAAGGGCCCTTAAAAAAGAGAGTAGACGTACCTTACCAAGTGACCAAATGACACAATATCATCAAATAGGACATGTACTATTGAAAACAACATATGTAATAATCCAAGTACCATACTTTCAAGTCCAAAAAGGTAGAACGTCAATAATCATACATGACATTCAAATGAccatataagaaaaaaaagaacatactGCGCTTCCATCAAAACTAatctttgaagtttgaatgtTTAGCTTCAGAAATTAGAAACGTGATGAAGTACTCGTAGGCTAATTGCAGTCTAATTGAAGGAATCGTGGCAGAGGAAGGTCGAAGGAAAGGCCAATGCAGTCCAAGAGGAGAATAAGTGCCAATGGAAGATCGTATTAGATGAGATTAGGactttttataaaagttgttatCTCGTGCTTTGGTCTCATTAAAAGCTTTGATCTGGTGCGCTGGATCTCAATCAGAGGTGGATAGactttaaaaaatgattatATATACAAATGTTAAGCGCTCGCTTTTTGCGCTTCACCGCTTCGCTTCTGCACGTTTAAGCCCCATACCCACGCCTTGCttcgtttgtttggacgtaaaatattttcctgaaaaatgttttacttattttttagtgtttggttgtgcaaaaaaaggaaaatattttaccaagtacttaaaacattttacttcatATGGCTGAAAATGTTATTTTCTTGAAAAGGTGGCAAGTCATTTCCCGAATTTGGGCTGCTTGACACATAATTATGTTATTTACCGAGCCCCCCACATCCCAATCTTATCCACCTATGACCTAACCCTATGCCTTCTCATCGAATACGACAAAATTTTGTATGCAATAcctacatacatacatatgtatacAATACACACAACGTCATTTTACATctatcaaccaaacaccggaaaatggaaaagaaacttttgttttttgcaaaatcattttacatggaaaaacTTTTACAtcggaaaacattttactttgaaacaaacggagcagCTCGCTTTTCCACCGTCATCGACATGAGTCACACGACTATCTGCGTTTCAGtcatgtttgtttgagtaaTTGGATAACCCagttccaacaaaaaatatattgctCTCCCAAGCCCTAACGCATCATTTAAAACCCCATGCTTTGATTTCATCACTCATGCTGCAGCTTCAAACCGCAGCTTACCATAACTACTAAATCAACACTTTCTATGctttccaaaacaaaaccagTACAATTCCTTTTGTgtacatgattaaaaagaaaatcggATAATATCAACAATATGCGTAAAAAGTTCATTTTCCCAATCATACACGTTGCTTCAATTTACTGGCATAGAACTTGAATTCGATAAACCTTGTCGCTGTACGTCACTAAAATACTATCAATTTGATATCTCCATTTACGCAAGAGTATCGAAAAATACACTACCTTCGACTGAGGCTGATCGAATCGATAAGGGCTTCGGGCGGCTGAGATACGCAGGCGAGGATCGGAACGAAATTGAAGCTGGAGATTGAGGTAGAGAGATTGAATTCCTCGGCAGGCGGAAGAGAGAGGGGCAACGGACTGTCGCTGTGAACGCCATTGGAGACGACGAACGCAAcacgcgagagagagaggagagagagtgggatgGGAAATGAATAAATATCAAGAAACACGTGTCTGGATCGATTCTACTTGTGCCCAAGTGCGAATTTGGGGCTGCAAAACGAACCGTATTGCTCACAAGTCACGAACAGCTTAttcaaaatggcttattttttgttcttattcaaatttttttcgtatcatttggcttattgtcatttttttagggattattgcatcctcatgacaagaggaatctaaaaatttaaaatttttgaccgaaatccaattttttttgaataaagacgaaagtaaatcaataagccaattttttcgtctttattcaaaaaaaattagatttcggtaaattttttttactttttagattcctcttgtcgtgaggatgcaataatccccaaaaaaatgacaataagccaagtgatacgaaaaaaatttgaataagaacaaaaaataagccactgtggtttatttgtccgaacgggcccTAAGTCTTGGTTCGTTCGGACATGCTTGGCTTTGCTCAACTCATTTAGTAGTTGAGCTCGAGTTAtgggctcatttagtaaacgagctgagtttCATACTCCAAAGCTTGGCTCGACAAAGCTCAGCTCGAACAAGTAGGTTCGACTCGTTTATAGAGGTTCTTTAGTAAAGGAACCTAACTTGGTTTGTTAAGGGCTCAGCTCATTTATAGCCGAACCAAGTTTGAGCTCgaatttttggctcatttagtaaacaagctGACCTAAAACACTACAAAACTCGGTTCGGCTCGTTTTGTTAGCTTGCATGTGTTCTTACTACTAGAAATATTTTGTTTCAGTTTTATTCGATTTTTGGTATAGTATTTGAGGTCCCTATTGCACAATAGGAAGATACTCTTGCATGGTCAATAAGGAGATTTTTGTCTTTTGCTTCTTATTTTACTAAATTGAtgtaattttggaaaattatgaTAGTAAATGATTGGTTGGGAAGGAAGGGCTGAGTAAAAGCCATATATTTCCATAATTCCATGAAGCCAATGTTCAACGAAAATTGTATTAGGAATCGTTTTTCACTTGATTTTTATGGATCGTCGTTTAAAAGTTAATATGAGCGAGTATCTGTTTTCCAAAACACGTATATGAACTCAAGCGTAAAAAATACTTATGTGTCGTGGATCCgaactgttttattttttaccaAGCATGTCCTCCAAAGCTAATTTCCAATAAATATAAGGTCGACACTCCCTTTTGGTATGTACGAGTTAACTTATGAAAGtactttttatccaaaaatgaaaaatgagagTGAGTATAATTTACATTTGCAAATAAGGTATTTCCACCAAACCTGATCATGTTACATTACTTAGCAGACTCAAAACAAGCAACCACAgtgggttaaaaaaataaaaaatcaaacactcaattttttttcaaagaaaagaagaataagGTAACCACTCTCCAGTTTCATTTGTGTTAATACAATGAGACATATACAGAgagattattgaaaaagaatggAGAATTAGGCAAACCAAAAAGGTAACCAAATTATATGTTTCAAGTGCAGCCCAGCCAAGTTTAGCATGCACATCCTCCTCTGTGTTCAATTCCTGAAATCGATTCTTGGATTCCGTGGGCATACCTGAAAATAAAACGGCAATTAGCTAGATCACAATTTGGTTGGTTACTAGTAGGAGTATCAAAATCTTTGTAAGTAACATCTTCAATCCAAAGACGTgcacgcgcgcacacacacaaagaaaaaagaaaaaaaaaggattctCAAATCAGTAGAAAGTAGGGAATAAGTTTATGCACTGTAGGATTTGATTTCGTTAAGTTTTTCATCAATGTGATCAGATATGCTCAGTTCTCTCATTATGCAGAGGCAAGAAATTCCAAAATTTTCATATAACCACTACTTAAGAAACCATGGTCATAgcctatccaaaaaaaaagaaagaaaccatgGTCATAGACT
This DNA window, taken from Rhododendron vialii isolate Sample 1 chromosome 8a, ASM3025357v1, encodes the following:
- the LOC131298153 gene encoding probable ATP synthase 24 kDa subunit, mitochondrial, encoding MAFASRFLSKSKQLSGGQILLQREHAVPVRFFAKEAAPAVLKGDEMLKNIFLDVKKKFETAMGILRKEKITIEPENPAAVEQYAKVMKTVREKADLFSESQRIQYTIQTRTQGIPDARTYLLTLKEIRVRRGLTDELGAEAMMMDALEKVEKEISKPLMRNDKKGMALLMAEFDKINKKLGIRKEDLPKYEEQLELKIAKAQLEELKKEALEAMETQKKREEFKDEEMVDVKSLDIRNFI
- the LOC131298155 gene encoding iron-sulfur assembly protein IscA, chloroplastic gives rise to the protein MAFTATVRCPSLFRLPRNSISLPQSPASISFRSSPAYLSRPKPLSIRSASVEAPPASGGLAPAVGLTDNALKHLSKMRSERNEDLCLRIGVKQGGCSGMSYTMEFESRENARPDDSIIEYNGFVIVCDPKSLLFIYGMQLDYSNALIGGGFSFKNPNATQTCGCGKSFAAEM